A window of the Methanoregula sp. UBA64 genome harbors these coding sequences:
- a CDS encoding VTT domain-containing protein, giving the protein MDLPFNIIDVILHFDKYLPIILQQYGLWTYVILFLIIFLETGLVITPYLPGDSLLFIAGALAAAGLLNIWILLVTLMLAAILGDTCNYWIGYTFEMKLLKWKYCPVKQEHIDETHRYFEKYGGFTIVIARFMPFIRTFAPFLAGVGRMRYSWFLGYNALGGVLWTGLFLSVGYFVGNLPIVKDNFALIVYAIIAVSMLALVSIFATIIAAMWKGREKTEEKEKKEG; this is encoded by the coding sequence ATGGACCTCCCGTTCAATATCATCGACGTTATTTTACATTTCGACAAGTACCTCCCCATCATCCTCCAGCAGTACGGGCTCTGGACGTACGTCATCCTCTTCCTCATCATATTTTTGGAGACCGGGCTTGTCATCACGCCGTACCTGCCGGGCGACTCGCTCCTCTTTATCGCGGGAGCCCTGGCAGCGGCCGGCCTGCTCAACATCTGGATTCTGCTCGTGACGCTGATGCTCGCGGCCATTCTCGGCGACACCTGCAACTACTGGATCGGCTACACCTTCGAGATGAAACTGCTCAAGTGGAAGTACTGCCCGGTCAAGCAGGAGCACATCGACGAGACCCACCGCTACTTCGAGAAGTACGGCGGGTTTACGATTGTTATCGCCCGGTTCATGCCGTTTATCCGGACCTTCGCGCCGTTCCTGGCCGGTGTCGGACGGATGCGGTACTCATGGTTTTTAGGCTACAATGCACTCGGCGGCGTGCTCTGGACGGGGCTTTTCCTCTCGGTCGGGTACTTCGTGGGGAATCTTCCGATCGTAAAAGACAATTTCGCCCTGATCGTGTACGCGATCATCGCGGTCTCGATGCTTGCCCTTGTCTCGATCTTTGCGACCATCATTGCCGCAATGTGGAAGGGGCGGGAAAAGACGGAAGAAAAGGAAAAGAAGGAAGGATAA